One part of the Quercus lobata isolate SW786 chromosome 7, ValleyOak3.0 Primary Assembly, whole genome shotgun sequence genome encodes these proteins:
- the LOC115953060 gene encoding E3 ubiquitin-protein ligase RHF2A-like: protein MEVPEMEEPKPESHLTSAAAFVEGGIQPACDDACSICLEDFSESDPSTVTTCKHEFHLQCILEWCQRSSQCPMCWQPISLKDSTSQELLEAVERERSFRVTPPRNATIFHHPTLGAFELQHLPVGANDADLEERIIQHLAAAAAMGRAHHIGRRDGHRGRSSAHGRPHFLVFSTHPGGPPGPVSASGGDNEPVAISVASPSTPLASGGDEPSQQVPHFPSVHTDHVSSPASGPTFLPTNRQGISFSNRSPALHSSPPNQDGAGPSDLQSFSESLKSRFNAMSMRYKESISKSTRGWKERLFSRNTSMTDIGSDVPREVNAGIAGVSHMMERLETRENSSANPASVANHVGDFSVTEQNNQNIAETHGESPLNDSNQPASCAASSASG, encoded by the exons ATGGAG GTTCCGGAGATGGAGGAGCCAAAGCCTGAAAGTCATTTGACATCAGCTGCAGCCTTTGTGGAAGGGGGAATACAACCAGCCTGTGACGATGCTTGCAGCATATGCCTTGAGGATTTTTCTGAAAGTGATCCATCAACG GTGACTACTTGCAAGCATGAATTTCACCTCCAGTGCATCCTTGAATG GTGCCAGAGAAGCTCCCAGTGTCCCATGTGTTGGCAACCTATTAGCCTAAAGGATTCTACCAG TCAAGAATTGCTTGAGGCAGTGGAACGAGAGAGGAGCTTTAGGGTTACTCCACCAAGAAATGCCACTATATTTCATCATCCCACCCTTGGTGCTTTTGAATTGCAGCAT TTACCGGTAGGTGCTAATGATGCTGACCTTGAAGAGCGTATAATCCAGCACTTGGCAGCTGCTGCTGCAATGGGAAGGGCCCACCACATTGGTAGGAGGGATGGTCACAGAGGTCGATCATCTGCCCATGGTCGACCACACTTTTTGGTATTCTCCACTCATCCTGGTGGACCTCCCGGTCCCGTTTCTGCCTCTGGAGGGGACAATGAGCCAGTTGCAATTAGTGTAGCTAGTCCATCGACCCCGCTTGCATCTGGTGGGGATGAACCATCACAGCAGGTCCCACATTTTCCTTCAGTTCATACTGATCATGTTTCTTCACCAGCATCTGGACCTACTTTCCTGCCTACAAATCGTCAAGGAATTTCCTTTAGTAATCG GAGCCCTGCTCTACATTCCTCACCACCAAATCAAGATGGAGCAGGACCGTCAGATCTTCAGTCATTTTCAGAGTCTCTGAAATCTAGATTTAATGCTATGTCAATGAG ATACAAAGAGTCAATTTCAAAGAGTACCAGAGGGTGGAAGGAGAGGCTTTTCTCTCGTAACACTTCCATGACGGATATTGGCTCTGATGTTCCGAGAGAAGTGAATGCAGGAATTGCTGGTGTATCTCATATGATGGAACGCCTTGAGACCAGAGAAAATAGTAGTGCCAACCCAGCCTCTGTAGCAAATCATGTAGGCGATTTTTCTGTTACGGAGCAGAACAACCAGAACATTGCAGAGACTCATGGAGAAAGCCCTTTGAATGACAGCAATCAACCTGCTTCTTGCGCTGCAAGTTCAGCTTCAGGTTAA